One genomic region from Candidatus Defluviilinea gracilis encodes:
- a CDS encoding L,D-transpeptidase: MKKISSLVFALAVLISANMQRPVSAHTESESESGAVLCAPDVYLVDPGDCLPLGPSNYLAELSQLGLTIPPRPLASKHPDLSLTQLPYFYFHLDNDLVPILNGPAGAETGNAYMPGFVYVSYVDRVDTGHGIYYMLQDGSWIRGKGSRVSEISSYQGLEFTATPKRPFGWAFEYIPIKQAPGYSAPETGNFINPFAELIQVYQTQNVDGVDWNMIGPNQWVEARKVAIVTPNTSPPAGVTTGRWIDVDLAEQTLAVYDNFEIVFATVIASGLEPFWTRPGTFQIYLKKETENMRNNDPTDFYYLDNVPWTMYFDKARALHGAYWRTRFGYPQSHGCVNLSVGDAHWLYNWANEGDWVYVHDPSGLTPTDPALYHDWAY, translated from the coding sequence ATGAAAAAAATTTCCTCTCTTGTCTTTGCCCTGGCGGTTTTGATCAGCGCCAACATGCAACGCCCCGTGTCTGCGCACACAGAATCTGAAAGCGAAAGCGGAGCAGTGTTATGCGCGCCGGATGTCTACCTCGTTGACCCCGGTGATTGCCTGCCCCTCGGACCATCCAACTACCTCGCGGAACTTTCACAACTGGGGTTGACGATTCCTCCGCGCCCGCTCGCATCGAAACACCCGGACCTCAGCCTGACCCAACTCCCCTACTTCTACTTCCACCTCGACAACGATCTTGTTCCGATCCTGAACGGACCTGCCGGCGCTGAAACCGGCAACGCCTATATGCCGGGCTTTGTGTACGTCAGTTATGTGGATCGCGTGGATACCGGGCATGGAATTTACTACATGCTCCAGGATGGCAGTTGGATACGGGGAAAAGGGTCGCGCGTTTCTGAAATCTCCTCGTACCAGGGGCTTGAGTTCACAGCCACTCCCAAGCGACCCTTCGGCTGGGCGTTTGAATATATTCCAATCAAACAAGCGCCGGGGTACAGCGCTCCTGAAACAGGAAATTTCATCAACCCGTTCGCAGAACTGATACAGGTTTATCAAACTCAAAATGTAGATGGCGTGGACTGGAACATGATCGGACCAAATCAATGGGTGGAGGCGCGTAAGGTGGCTATCGTCACTCCCAACACCAGCCCGCCCGCAGGCGTGACGACCGGTCGTTGGATAGACGTAGACCTTGCCGAGCAAACCCTTGCCGTATACGACAATTTTGAAATTGTATTCGCCACCGTCATTGCCAGCGGGCTTGAACCCTTCTGGACGCGCCCCGGTACGTTTCAGATCTATTTGAAAAAAGAAACCGAAAACATGCGCAACAACGACCCGACCGATTTTTACTACCTCGATAATGTGCCCTGGACAATGTATTTCGATAAAGCGCGCGCTCTGCATGGCGCATACTGGCGCACGCGCTTCGGCTACCCTCAATCGCATGGATGCGTAAACCTCTCCGTCGGCGATGCGCATTGGTTATATAACTGGGCAAACGAAGGCGATTGGGTATATGTTCACGACCCATCGGGATTAACTCCCACAGATCCCGCGTTATATCACGACTGGGCATATTGA
- a CDS encoding roadblock/LC7 domain-containing protein, which produces MVDRLRELQASSPDIEASAVVSVDGLSIASALPQGVEEDRVSAMSAAMLSLGERIATELGRGSLEQVYIKGEKGYVLLMSVGQEAVLTALAREQAKLGLIFLDMRRAAEDLAKLI; this is translated from the coding sequence ATGGTGGATCGTCTTCGTGAATTGCAAGCATCGTCGCCGGACATTGAAGCGTCGGCGGTTGTTAGCGTTGATGGTTTGAGCATTGCCTCTGCCCTGCCTCAAGGCGTGGAAGAAGACCGCGTTTCTGCCATGTCTGCCGCCATGCTTTCGCTCGGCGAGCGGATCGCCACCGAATTGGGTCGCGGTTCGCTCGAGCAAGTGTATATCAAAGGCGAAAAAGGTTATGTGCTATTGATGTCGGTGGGGCAAGAGGCTGTGCTGACCGCCTTGGCGCGCGAGCAGGCTAAGTTGGGCTTGATCTTTCTGGATATGCGTCGCGCCGCGGAAGATCTTGCGAAACTGATCTAA
- a CDS encoding G5 domain-containing protein — MRTSILKTALLSFLLAACQPAASQTVTVIDGDQILALYTDERIPVSILSDAGISLAPEDSILVNGIPLAGDRPLAEFPITLQIRRAVPVAISTPQEQYMFQTSAFTIGEAMHEAGIQIHSGDALSQSIQLPISNLQSPLTIYQTHPLVITSNGKAITTASPAQTIGEALAGAGIPLIGGDYSIPSENEALPADGQIKVARVSESVILAQKPIPYTSEFVASADVPLDQTQVLHPGETGLTVQRIRIRYEDGNEISRITEEETVVRQPENRVVGYGTKIEIKTAVVDGVTIEYWRAAQMYVTSYSPCRSGGDRCYHGTSSGATVQKGVAGMKYDWYLSMGGQQLFIPGYGFATVADVCGGCIGKPWIDVAYSDNDFMPWSSWVTVYFLTPVPPNIIYVLE; from the coding sequence ATGAGAACATCCATCCTGAAGACTGCGTTGCTGAGTTTCCTCCTCGCCGCCTGCCAGCCAGCCGCTTCGCAGACCGTCACAGTGATTGACGGCGACCAGATCCTCGCGCTTTACACTGACGAACGCATCCCGGTTTCTATTCTTTCCGATGCGGGAATTTCTCTCGCGCCGGAAGACAGCATTCTGGTCAACGGCATACCTTTGGCGGGCGACCGCCCACTCGCGGAATTTCCTATTACTCTTCAAATTCGCCGGGCGGTCCCAGTCGCCATCTCCACTCCTCAAGAGCAATATATGTTTCAAACCTCCGCCTTTACAATTGGCGAAGCCATGCATGAAGCAGGGATACAGATTCACTCCGGAGACGCTCTCAGTCAATCGATCCAACTTCCAATCTCCAATCTCCAATCTCCTCTAACCATTTATCAAACGCATCCTCTCGTCATTACCTCGAACGGTAAAGCGATCACAACCGCCTCCCCCGCCCAAACGATCGGAGAAGCGCTGGCTGGGGCTGGGATTCCCCTGATCGGAGGCGATTACAGCATCCCGTCGGAAAATGAAGCGCTACCGGCGGATGGGCAGATCAAAGTGGCGCGAGTCTCCGAGTCGGTGATCCTCGCGCAAAAGCCGATTCCCTACACGAGCGAATTCGTCGCCTCGGCGGATGTGCCGCTCGATCAGACTCAAGTCTTGCACCCCGGCGAAACCGGGCTGACCGTTCAACGTATCCGCATCCGCTACGAAGATGGAAACGAAATTTCGCGCATCACCGAAGAAGAGACCGTTGTGCGCCAACCTGAAAACCGCGTGGTCGGATACGGAACGAAGATCGAGATCAAGACGGCGGTTGTGGATGGCGTGACCATCGAATACTGGCGCGCCGCGCAAATGTATGTGACTTCTTATTCGCCGTGCCGCTCGGGCGGAGACCGTTGTTATCACGGAACCTCCAGCGGGGCAACCGTGCAAAAAGGCGTGGCGGGCATGAAATACGATTGGTACTTGAGCATGGGCGGGCAACAACTCTTCATCCCCGGCTACGGCTTCGCAACCGTGGCAGATGTCTGTGGAGGTTGTATCGGCAAGCCATGGATCGACGTTGCCTACAGTGACAACGATTTTATGCCATGGAGTTCGTGGGTGACCGTATATTTCCTCACGCCCGTACCCCCAAATATTATTTATGTGTTGGAATAA
- the pckA gene encoding phosphoenolpyruvate carboxykinase (ATP), translating to MSNSRNGTTPAENSALTRRADYDLSNHGIDGLRTAYWNLPTEGLYEEAVFRGEGATTEGGPFVAHTGQHTGRSANDKFVVKHVDSEKIVWWGGNRPFEGAKFDALYNRMTEYLKGRDVFVQDVYAGADPKYRLNVRFVTEEAWHSIFIRNMFILPETSDEIKNFMPGFTILDVPSFKADPASDGTRSETFVLLNLERKLAIIGNTRYAGEMKKSIFTLMNYLLPLRGVMSMHCSANVDPDDPNDVALFFGLSGTGKTTLSADPTRRLIGDDEHGWSDDGVFNYEGGCYAKVIGLSQSAEPEIYATTHMFGTILENVVFDPATRAIDLNDSSLTENTRSSYPLTFIENAVPEKKAGHPKNIIFLTADATGVMPPIARLSVDQALYQFISGYTAKLAGTEAGLGKEPVATFSACFGAPFLVHHPSKYAELLRQKIEKHHVKCWLVNTGWVGGPYGVGKRISIKHTRALLNAALTDKLDGVEYRRDPVFGYEVPTTCPEVPAEVLDPASSWKDRSEHEAKYKQLAQKFIDNFAKYAGETPKEVTEAGPKV from the coding sequence ATGAGCAACTCACGAAACGGAACAACTCCAGCCGAAAACTCGGCATTGACCCGTCGCGCAGACTACGATTTGTCTAATCACGGCATCGACGGCTTACGAACCGCCTACTGGAACCTGCCCACCGAAGGGCTGTACGAGGAGGCGGTTTTTCGCGGCGAAGGCGCAACGACGGAGGGCGGACCCTTCGTCGCCCATACCGGTCAGCACACGGGCAGGTCCGCCAACGATAAGTTCGTGGTGAAGCATGTTGATTCGGAAAAGATCGTTTGGTGGGGCGGTAACCGTCCATTTGAGGGCGCGAAATTCGACGCGCTGTATAACCGTATGACCGAATACCTAAAAGGGCGCGATGTATTCGTGCAAGATGTGTACGCCGGCGCCGACCCGAAGTATCGTTTGAACGTCCGCTTTGTGACGGAGGAGGCGTGGCACAGTATTTTCATTCGGAACATGTTCATCCTGCCTGAAACTTCAGACGAGATCAAAAACTTTATGCCTGGCTTCACCATCCTTGATGTGCCGAGTTTCAAAGCAGATCCGGCAAGCGATGGAACGCGCTCCGAGACTTTTGTCCTGTTGAATCTCGAGCGCAAACTGGCGATCATCGGCAACACGCGCTATGCCGGCGAAATGAAAAAGTCGATCTTCACGCTGATGAACTACCTCTTGCCGTTGCGTGGCGTGATGTCTATGCACTGCTCGGCGAACGTAGACCCGGACGATCCAAATGATGTGGCGTTATTCTTTGGTTTGAGCGGCACTGGCAAAACGACCCTCTCTGCCGATCCAACGCGACGGCTTATTGGAGACGACGAGCATGGCTGGAGTGATGACGGTGTTTTTAATTACGAAGGCGGTTGCTACGCCAAAGTGATCGGACTCTCGCAGTCAGCCGAGCCGGAAATTTACGCGACCACCCACATGTTTGGGACGATTCTGGAGAACGTGGTGTTTGACCCGGCTACCCGGGCGATTGACCTCAACGATTCGTCTCTCACCGAAAATACGCGCTCTTCGTACCCGTTGACGTTCATTGAAAATGCCGTTCCTGAAAAGAAAGCCGGGCATCCAAAAAATATCATTTTCCTCACCGCGGATGCGACCGGTGTCATGCCGCCGATTGCGCGGTTGTCGGTGGATCAGGCGTTGTACCAGTTTATTTCCGGGTACACAGCCAAACTGGCAGGGACCGAAGCGGGCTTGGGGAAAGAGCCGGTTGCCACATTTTCCGCTTGTTTCGGCGCGCCGTTTCTTGTCCATCATCCATCGAAATACGCGGAGTTGTTGCGGCAAAAGATCGAAAAGCATCATGTGAAATGTTGGCTGGTGAATACCGGCTGGGTGGGCGGGCCGTATGGCGTGGGCAAGCGTATTTCGATCAAACACACGCGCGCGTTGTTGAATGCGGCTTTGACGGACAAACTTGACGGGGTGGAGTACCGCCGCGACCCGGTCTTCGGATACGAGGTTCCTACCACTTGTCCCGAAGTCCCAGCCGAAGTTCTCGACCCCGCTTCCTCGTGGAAAGATCGATCGGAACATGAGGCGAAGTACAAACAACTCGCTCAAAAATTCATTGATAACTTTGCTAAGTATGCGGGTGAAACGCCGAAGGAAGTGACTGAGGCGGGACCGAAGGTCTAA
- the rsmA gene encoding ribosomal RNA small subunit methyltransferase A, with amino-acid sequence MPMNIPPLNVSAVLKRFGLRANKSLGQNFLQDPRALELIAQTAEIQPTDTVLEVGPGLGSLTRHLAASAREVVAVELDERLLRPLEEITAPHRNIRVVHGNILDIAPDELVHQPEYLVVANIPYYITSAIIRHLLESKNKPRRIVLTIQKEVAERICAQPGDLSLLALSVQVYGIPRLAAKIPSSAFFPAPGVDSAILTVEIYPTPYIEEPSLGLFFKLSKAGFAQKRKTLRNSLSAGLRKSTTEIVELLNRAGIDPMRRAETLSLDEWRTLCALYGKHKAER; translated from the coding sequence TTGCCCATGAACATTCCTCCGCTCAATGTTTCCGCCGTTTTGAAGCGATTTGGGCTTCGCGCGAATAAATCGCTCGGACAAAATTTCCTGCAAGACCCGCGCGCCCTCGAACTCATCGCGCAAACGGCAGAAATTCAACCGACCGACACGGTGTTGGAAGTCGGTCCCGGTCTGGGTAGCCTGACGCGCCACCTCGCCGCATCTGCCCGGGAAGTGGTAGCGGTCGAACTGGACGAGCGATTGCTTCGCCCGCTTGAAGAGATCACCGCCCCCCATCGAAATATCCGCGTGGTACATGGGAACATTCTTGACATCGCGCCCGACGAGTTGGTCCACCAACCCGAATATCTTGTGGTGGCAAATATCCCCTACTACATCACCTCAGCGATCATCCGTCACTTGCTGGAAAGCAAAAACAAGCCGCGCAGGATCGTGCTTACCATTCAAAAAGAAGTGGCAGAACGGATTTGCGCCCAGCCGGGCGATCTGAGTCTGTTGGCATTAAGCGTGCAGGTTTACGGAATCCCCCGCCTTGCGGCAAAAATTCCCTCCAGCGCGTTCTTTCCCGCGCCAGGCGTTGATTCAGCTATATTGACGGTGGAGATTTACCCGACCCCGTACATCGAAGAACCATCGCTCGGTCTATTTTTCAAGCTGAGCAAGGCGGGCTTCGCTCAAAAACGAAAAACGTTGCGAAACTCTCTATCCGCGGGGTTGCGCAAATCCACCACAGAGATCGTCGAACTCCTCAACCGAGCCGGCATCGACCCAATGCGCCGGGCGGAAACTCTGAGCCTGGACGAATGGCGAACACTTTGCGCGCTATATGGAAAACACAAAGCGGAGCGATAA
- a CDS encoding redoxin domain-containing protein, protein MNATQRRFAYAVILILGLVWIFLSADKNAASFAGTTAAPHQGFLAPDFSLPTTDGKTIRLSDLRGQAVLINLWATWCPPCRAEMPAIEKVYNEYKDEGLVVLAINMTYQDDASAVMPFIQEHGLTFPILLDESAVVGRAYQLRSLPSSFFITRAGIINEVVIGGPMAEALLRTRVEEILK, encoded by the coding sequence ATGAACGCAACTCAACGACGATTCGCATACGCTGTCATTTTGATTCTCGGACTCGTGTGGATTTTTCTCAGCGCGGATAAAAACGCCGCTTCTTTCGCAGGGACAACTGCCGCGCCCCATCAAGGTTTTCTCGCCCCCGACTTTTCTTTGCCAACCACCGATGGCAAAACAATTCGCCTCTCCGATCTACGCGGGCAAGCCGTGTTGATCAATCTTTGGGCAACGTGGTGTCCGCCGTGCCGCGCGGAGATGCCCGCGATAGAAAAAGTGTATAACGAATATAAAGACGAAGGGCTTGTTGTCCTTGCGATCAACATGACTTATCAAGACGACGCCTCTGCTGTTATGCCGTTCATCCAAGAGCACGGACTCACCTTCCCCATCCTGCTCGATGAATCTGCTGTGGTTGGTCGCGCGTATCAACTCCGCTCACTCCCTTCCTCGTTCTTCATCACCCGCGCAGGAATCATCAACGAAGTCGTCATCGGCGGACCGATGGCAGAGGCGTTGTTGAGGACGAGGGTGGAGGAAATATTGAAGTGA
- a CDS encoding LCP family protein, with product MNRPQKTALMLLFIIAILLSSAVYSLYTKKWSAPLGPSLQLPTWTPFALPATWTPDLRATKTPLSAITVDSANSAATQPAQCSETPIMHILLIGSDARADSYNYGLADVIRLARVDFVNETVTILEFPRDLWVEIPDIADNLDGQTHEKLNQAYLYGNPGFKYTNDPAQGPGLLARTLALNFGARIDHYAAINMKTFVNIVNAVGGIDVYLPEPVDGRTGEDLSDRLVFPAGQLHLMGDRALTLARIRIEGGFARAENQNRVLCALRDQLTSPEVIKDIPELVQAFRDNIQTDLSPAQISDLACLGAQIQTSNIRFVGFPQTLFVQTREFDPVFGKNISILKTDFEILREYVHQFNEGAWQTASVSAEASSEEVPFCP from the coding sequence GTGAACCGCCCGCAGAAAACCGCCTTAATGCTGTTATTCATTATCGCCATCTTGTTATCAAGCGCGGTGTATTCGCTCTACACCAAGAAATGGAGCGCCCCGCTCGGACCTTCGTTGCAGTTACCGACGTGGACTCCCTTCGCGCTCCCCGCCACGTGGACTCCAGATCTCCGCGCGACGAAAACGCCACTCTCCGCCATTACAGTTGATTCAGCCAATTCAGCCGCCACCCAGCCCGCGCAGTGTAGTGAAACGCCGATCATGCACATTCTTCTTATCGGCAGTGACGCCCGCGCCGACTCGTACAACTACGGGCTTGCCGATGTGATCCGCCTTGCGCGTGTAGACTTCGTGAACGAAACTGTCACCATCCTCGAATTTCCGCGCGATTTGTGGGTGGAGATCCCCGACATTGCCGACAATCTCGACGGGCAGACACATGAAAAATTAAATCAAGCGTACCTCTACGGGAATCCAGGCTTTAAATACACAAACGATCCCGCGCAAGGACCCGGTCTGCTTGCCCGCACGCTGGCGCTCAACTTCGGCGCGCGCATCGATCACTACGCGGCGATCAACATGAAAACGTTTGTCAATATCGTAAATGCGGTCGGCGGCATCGACGTCTACCTGCCCGAACCTGTGGACGGGCGAACCGGGGAAGACTTGAGCGATCGGCTGGTCTTCCCCGCCGGGCAACTTCACTTGATGGGCGACCGCGCTCTCACGCTGGCTCGCATCCGCATCGAGGGAGGGTTCGCCCGCGCAGAGAATCAAAACCGCGTGCTATGCGCGTTGCGCGACCAACTGACCAGCCCGGAAGTTATAAAGGATATTCCAGAATTGGTACAAGCCTTCAGGGATAACATCCAGACCGATCTCAGCCCGGCGCAGATCAGCGACCTGGCTTGCCTCGGCGCGCAAATCCAAACGAGCAACATTCGCTTCGTGGGTTTCCCTCAAACCCTTTTCGTGCAAACGCGCGAGTTCGACCCGGTCTTCGGCAAGAACATTTCGATCCTCAAAACGGATTTTGAGATCCTGCGCGAATATGTCCATCAGTTCAACGAAGGCGCCTGGCAAACTGCCAGCGTGTCCGCCGAAGCCTCGAGCGAGGAGGTGCCGTTTTGCCCATGA
- a CDS encoding response regulator, whose translation MAEAKSKILIVEDDLDIAEMLNAYFRVQGYEVFTVNWGEDGVRAAQTVLPNLIILDIRLPDIDGFEVARRVREDRRTNEIPIIFLTEKRDRSDILQGLEVGADDYITKPFDVQELRLRVRNSLKRVSQASLTNPVSGLPEGALVDEKLSDVVHKSGLSLLHISIANLQVFREAYGFVASDDVLRAISLMISNALKETGSADDFLGHISPSDFVVVLSPETRVAFQEKINSRLQQSLDYFYPLNDREQASKSKNRLAIRVSEVPAVFGKYSSVEQLKKELLSRSQ comes from the coding sequence GTGGCTGAAGCCAAATCGAAGATCCTTATCGTCGAGGATGATCTCGATATTGCCGAAATGTTGAACGCCTATTTTCGCGTTCAAGGCTATGAAGTCTTTACCGTCAATTGGGGGGAGGACGGCGTGCGCGCCGCGCAAACGGTACTGCCAAATTTGATTATCCTCGATATTCGTCTGCCGGATATCGACGGCTTTGAAGTTGCCCGCCGGGTGCGCGAAGACCGCCGTACCAATGAAATCCCCATTATTTTCCTGACTGAAAAGCGCGACCGTTCCGACATCTTGCAAGGTCTCGAGGTCGGCGCGGACGATTATATCACCAAGCCGTTCGATGTGCAGGAACTGCGCCTGCGCGTGCGAAATTCTCTTAAGCGCGTGAGTCAGGCGTCGCTGACGAACCCTGTGAGCGGTCTACCCGAAGGCGCCCTTGTGGATGAAAAGTTGTCCGATGTGGTGCACAAGTCCGGGCTATCGCTCTTGCATATTTCCATCGCCAATTTACAGGTTTTCAGGGAAGCGTATGGATTTGTCGCGTCCGACGATGTGTTGCGCGCCATCAGCCTGATGATCTCGAACGCTTTGAAAGAAACAGGTTCCGCTGACGATTTCCTTGGGCATATTAGCCCCTCTGATTTTGTTGTTGTGCTTTCGCCGGAGACTCGCGTTGCGTTCCAGGAGAAGATCAACTCCAGATTGCAACAATCCCTCGATTATTTCTATCCGCTCAATGACCGCGAGCAGGCTTCGAAAAGCAAAAACCGATTAGCAATTCGCGTCAGTGAAGTGCCCGCTGTTTTTGGCAAATATTCCTCGGTGGAACAGTTGAAGAAGGAATTGCTCAGCAGGAGCCAGTGA
- a CDS encoding prolipoprotein diacylglyceryl transferase, with amino-acid sequence MIESFRTLFAPPRDLILLVAALWIGLALAEKRTERHGVSKDALNNLVFYSLFGYLLGGRILFALANYSAFADSPLNIFSLNVDLFDSTSGIVTGLLIGIIYGKKQNLSLWNALDALTPVLAALAIGLHLSHLAAGTAFGSPTTLPWGIDLWNATRHPTQIYELIASLIIFGIIWFRKSELSPGALFLNFTALTAGAHLFLEAFRADSTLILGGIRLAQVVAWVALTIVFITSEQKWQNAPDRK; translated from the coding sequence ATGATCGAATCCTTCCGCACCCTCTTCGCCCCTCCCCGCGACCTCATCCTCCTCGTCGCCGCCCTCTGGATCGGACTCGCCCTCGCCGAAAAACGGACAGAGCGTCACGGCGTCTCGAAAGACGCGCTCAACAACCTCGTCTTCTACAGTCTGTTCGGCTACCTCCTCGGCGGGCGGATTCTCTTCGCGCTGGCAAATTACTCCGCGTTCGCCGATTCGCCGCTCAACATCTTCTCCCTAAACGTTGACTTGTTCGACTCAACAAGTGGTATCGTTACGGGGCTTCTCATCGGAATCATTTACGGCAAAAAACAAAACCTCTCACTCTGGAACGCTCTCGACGCCCTCACACCCGTCCTCGCCGCCCTCGCCATCGGGCTCCACCTCTCCCACCTCGCCGCAGGGACAGCCTTCGGCAGTCCCACCACTCTCCCCTGGGGCATTGACTTATGGAACGCGACGCGGCATCCAACTCAAATCTACGAGTTGATCGCATCGCTGATTATTTTTGGCATCATCTGGTTTCGCAAATCAGAATTATCCCCCGGCGCGCTTTTTCTCAATTTCACCGCGCTCACTGCTGGGGCGCATCTCTTCCTCGAAGCCTTCCGCGCCGATAGCACATTGATCCTCGGCGGAATTCGACTGGCGCAGGTTGTCGCGTGGGTGGCGTTGACGATCGTGTTCATAACCAGCGAGCAGAAATGGCAAAACGCGCCAGATCGCAAATGA
- a CDS encoding phospholipase encodes MSNRRRTSQRNTLGTLLGLILIVIIGFITTLTGYDAGNVPLPGAETATGFPPQSPSEFAPPVDTLIAPPATAQPQSGLWWEVYFTDRSNINDPAQWQNSIEGALIQKINAAQNAIHIAAFEFDLTPVAEALIAARQRGLDVRWVTDDEHGLDADEEPGRGQFAVLQNSGIEVRADNRSALMHNKFIIFDYQTVWTGSTNLTQNGIFKQENNVVVIHSPAVAAIYEREFQEMWDGQFGPKSPSQLSEQSVNVNGTQIWVVFTSEDGALEQAIIPIVNFAQSSVRFLAFSFTDFPLANAMIERARNGVSVAGVYENVGSDTDASEFDTLTCAGIAVRRDGNPNFMHNKVIIVDERFVITGSLNFSTSAEESNDENVIILDNPDIASLYMREFERIWSQGTDPQPGSIACQ; translated from the coding sequence ATGTCGAATCGGCGAAGGACATCACAACGAAACACACTGGGAACACTCCTCGGGTTAATCCTGATCGTCATCATCGGATTCATCACCACCCTGACCGGCTACGACGCCGGGAACGTTCCCTTACCCGGCGCAGAGACTGCGACGGGATTCCCGCCTCAATCGCCAAGTGAATTTGCCCCGCCAGTGGACACCTTGATCGCCCCTCCGGCAACCGCGCAACCCCAAAGCGGCTTGTGGTGGGAAGTTTATTTTACCGATCGTTCCAATATCAACGACCCGGCGCAGTGGCAAAATTCCATCGAGGGCGCGCTGATCCAAAAGATCAACGCCGCGCAGAATGCCATTCACATCGCCGCCTTCGAGTTTGACCTCACGCCTGTTGCCGAAGCCTTGATCGCCGCCCGTCAGCGCGGATTGGATGTGCGCTGGGTGACCGACGATGAGCACGGGCTGGATGCAGACGAAGAACCGGGTCGCGGTCAATTCGCGGTATTGCAGAACAGCGGGATCGAAGTACGCGCCGACAACCGTTCGGCGTTGATGCACAACAAATTCATCATCTTCGATTATCAAACCGTGTGGACTGGTTCGACCAACCTCACGCAAAACGGAATCTTCAAGCAGGAAAATAACGTGGTGGTGATCCATTCGCCCGCCGTGGCGGCGATCTACGAGCGCGAATTTCAAGAGATGTGGGATGGGCAATTTGGCCCCAAATCGCCCTCGCAGTTGAGCGAGCAATCGGTTAATGTGAACGGGACGCAGATTTGGGTGGTCTTCACTTCGGAGGATGGTGCGCTGGAGCAGGCGATCATCCCCATTGTGAATTTTGCGCAATCGAGCGTTCGTTTCTTAGCCTTTAGCTTTACCGACTTCCCGCTTGCCAATGCCATGATCGAACGCGCCCGCAACGGGGTGAGCGTGGCAGGCGTGTATGAAAACGTCGGAAGCGACACCGACGCGTCGGAGTTTGATACGCTGACTTGCGCGGGCATCGCGGTTCGGCGCGACGGCAACCCGAATTTCATGCACAATAAAGTTATTATCGTAGACGAACGCTTTGTGATCACCGGCTCGTTGAATTTTTCCACGAGCGCCGAGGAAAGCAACGACGAGAACGTGATCATCCTCGACAACCCCGACATCGCTTCCTTGTATATGCGGGAGTTTGAGCGCATCTGGTCGCAGGGAACAGACCCACAGCCGGGGTCGATCGCCTGTCAGTAG
- a CDS encoding 4-vinyl reductase, producing MSPVQKAGLYYPNKFGLITIKSLEEVMGKNGLNAILNLAGMNNYIDNYPADNLDKGFDFGELSAIGSALEDMYGPRGGRGLALRAGRATFSDALKNFGALAGAADLAFVVLPLQAKLKIGIPAVAKIFSQLSDQHSTVEEKDTEFIYTIHKCPCCWGRKNADKPVCYLATGLLQEALKWVSGGNEFRVNESKCVAVGDAVCEFVIQKEPIA from the coding sequence ATGAGCCCTGTTCAAAAAGCCGGTCTATATTACCCCAATAAATTTGGTTTGATCACGATCAAGTCGCTCGAGGAAGTGATGGGCAAGAATGGCCTGAACGCCATCCTCAACCTCGCGGGTATGAATAACTACATCGACAATTACCCTGCCGATAACCTGGATAAGGGATTCGATTTCGGCGAACTCTCCGCCATCGGCAGCGCGTTGGAGGATATGTACGGTCCGCGCGGCGGGCGTGGGCTGGCGCTGCGCGCCGGTCGCGCCACCTTTTCAGACGCGTTGAAAAACTTTGGCGCTCTCGCCGGCGCGGCAGACCTTGCTTTTGTGGTGCTTCCACTGCAAGCCAAATTAAAGATCGGCATTCCGGCGGTGGCGAAGATCTTCTCGCAGTTAAGCGACCAGCACAGCACGGTGGAAGAAAAAGATACCGAATTCATTTACACCATCCATAAATGCCCGTGTTGTTGGGGGCGCAAGAACGCGGATAAGCCGGTGTGTTACCTTGCCACAGGTTTATTACAGGAAGCGCTCAAGTGGGTGTCCGGCGGCAATGAGTTTCGCGTCAACGAGTCGAAGTGTGTTGCCGTTGGCGATGCCGTTTGCGAGTTCGTCATTCAAAAAGAACCGATTGCCTGA